The following proteins are encoded in a genomic region of Brachypodium distachyon strain Bd21 chromosome 1, Brachypodium_distachyon_v3.0, whole genome shotgun sequence:
- the LOC100841075 gene encoding SART-1 family protein DOT2: protein MAEEEEASKVLRQEVPREQEEAEACGPSAPAELATANKGRGDGAQGNKIVITEMEEFVLGLQLNQGKRKLEACDVFKEEDGNATSSGALPKDRTGGLAVIKEQAETEEPIKDGEERPVKPDEVLHEVAVGKGLAGALQFLKDRGTLNEGGNRTTGKKNRLVVSKDEPKEIRIERTDEFGRAMTPKEAYRDLSHRFHGKRPGKTKQEKRQRKYQDELKTKRMKSSDTPLMSAEKMREAQVRSKTPFLVLSGNASSPRG, encoded by the exons ATGgctgaagaagaggaggcatCAAAAGTATTGCGCCAGGAGGTTCCCAGGGAGCAGGAAGAGGCTGAGGCTTGCGGTCCCTCTGCCCCAGCAGAATTAGCTACTGCAAACAAGGGCAGAGGAGACGGTGCACAGGGTAATAAGATTGTTATCACAGAGATGGAAGAGTTCGTGTTGGGACTACAATTGAATCAAG GAAAACGCAAGCTAGAAGCGTGTGATGTGTTTAAGGAGGAAGATGGCAATGCCACATCTTCAGGTGCTCTGCCAAAAGATCGCACGGGCGGCTTGGCGGTGATCAAAGAGCAAGCTGAAACTGAAGAGCCAATAAAGGATGGAGAAGAGAGACCAGTCAAACCGGATGAGGTTCTACATGAAGTTGCGGTGGGCAAGGGTTTGGCTGGTGCTTTGCAGTTTCTTAAGGACCGGGGGACGCTTAACGAGGGTGGAAACAGAACCACGGGCAAGAAGAATAGGCTTGTTGTTTCCAAGGATGAACCAAAAGAAATCCGCATAGAAAGAACTGATGAATTTGGCCGAGCG ATGACACCAAAGGAGGCATATCGGGATCTTTCGCACAGGTTCCATGGCAAGCGCCCAGGTAAAACAAAACAGGAGAAAAGGCAGAGAAAGTACCAGGATGAGTTGAAAACCAAGCGAATGAAATCTTCTGACACACCTTTAATGTCTGCGGAGAAGATGAGAGAGGCTCAAGTTCGCAGCAAAACACCATTCCTTGTTTTAAGCGGCAATGCATCAAG TCCAAGAGGTTAG